DNA from Synechococcus elongatus PCC 6301:
CGCAGCCGCAGCTCAAGAACTTGGCCAACCGATTCAAACGAAAATCCAACCAGCGAAAGAATTCTGGGAAGCTGAGAACTATCACCAGAACTACTATCAAAAACAAGCTCTGCTCTATAAATACTATCGAGCCCGCTGCGGTCGCGATGCCCAAATCGCCAAGGTTTGGGGCGAGTATGAGCAACAATCCTAAGGACAGCCCTGTAGACGTAGCGATCGCTCTAATCAGTCAGAGATCAGGCGATCGCGCGAAAACAAACCGAGAGATTATTGCTAGGCATTTCGACAATGCGATCGAGACGAAATTGCTCAGCTTCAGCAACAGCAGTCACATCCTCAAGATTACGCGCACCCCAAGCTGGATTGCGAGCTTGTAAGGAAGCATCAAAAGCTTCATTACTCGGTGCCGTATGTTGACCGCCCCGCTTGTAAGCGCCGTAGAGATAGATCAAGCCGTCGACTGAAAGTAATTGCTTTGCACCGGCAAATAACCCCAGCGTGGCTTCCCACGGCGAGATGTGGATCAGATTAATGGCCGCGATCGCGACAACTGGCTGCGGGAATTCAGGCACAGATTCAACCCAGTCAGACCGAGTGACATCGATCGCGATCGCCTCACCCAAGTTAGGAGCATTGACGTGCGATCGCCAAGCAGCAATGCTGCGACGACTTTCCTCGTTGGGATCGCTGGGTTGCCAAAAATAATCCGGCAATTGCGGTGCAAAATAAGCCCCATGCTCACCCGTCCCGCTGGCAATCTCTAAAACCGTACCGGGCGATCGCAACTCATCCTTCAAGACAGCAAGAATCGCATCCCGATTCCGTTCGGTTGCGGGCGCATAGAGGCGATCGTCCACGCTCTAGACCCGCGCTTCCAAAGCTTTGAGAAACTCCGTGTTGACGCCGGATTCACGGGTCAGTGCCACCTTGCCGGTGCGTGAAATTTCCCGGATGCCGAAGCGTTGCAGCACCTGCACGATCGCGACCATCTTGCCGGGGTCGCCCACAACTTCAACGATCAGTGAGTCTTCAGCCACATCGACAACGCGGGCGCGGAAGATTTGCACCAGCTCCAAAATTTCCGAGCGATTGCTGCTGTTGGCATTGACCTTAATCAGCATCAGCTCGCGTTCAACACAGGGCACTTCCGAAATGTCCTGAACCTTGAGCACGTTGATCAGCTTGTAGAGCTGCTTGGTGATTTGCTCAATTTCGCGATCGTCGCCCTGTACCACCATCGTGATCCGCGAGATGCCGACCTGCTCAGCGGGGCCGACGGCCAGACTTTCGATGTTGAAGCTCCGACGGGCAAATAACCCGGCAATGCGAGTCAGGACGCCCGCTTCGTCTTCAACCAACACTGAGAGGGTGCGCTTCATGGGGACAGGCAGCAAGCTAAGCCTTGATCTTAACGTCGCCTGGGTCGTGCTGCGATAACCAATTGTTGAGGCTTTGATTGACGAAAGCCGGTCGATCGTCGTGGGGACAATGGCCTGTGGCAGGCATTGGCAACCAATCCAGTTGGGGATTGAGCTGCTGACAACGCTTCGCCAAACTGAAGGGCACGAGGCGATCGCTCTCCCCCCAGATCAACAAAATCGGCTGACTCAACTGCGGCAAGACGCGATCGGCCCGCCAGTCGCGGGGAACTTCTGCATTGAAGCGAGTCATCGCCCGCAAGGCTGGGCCTGCCTCCTCCGATCGCGCTGGACGGGCAATCAGATCGAGTAAATCTGCATCAATGCGATCGCGATCGCTGTAGGCCAACGCCAACCAAGGTTTGAGTCGTTTGGGCGATCGCAACCAGAGCAGCAAAGGCTCGATCAGCCAGGGTGGGGTCAGTGCCCAGAGCAGTGCTTGCCGGAGGCTCTTGAAGCGATCGTGAGCAGCAGGCGATCGCAGCAGGCTGGTATCTGGCAGATTCAGCAGAATTAAGCCATGAACTTGCTCGGGAAAGCGATGCGCCGTCACCATCGCCACTACGGAACCGAGAGAATTGCCGATTAAAACAGCGGCGCTGCCCACAAACTGCTGGCAAAAATCCCGCACCAGCTCCGACCAGAAAGCAGGGCCGTAGTGCAAATAGCCCTTTTCGGAGTCCCCAAAGCCGACCAGATCGATCGCGTAGACGTCGCGCTCCTCTGCCAGCGCTGGAATGTTGTCACGCCAGTGCCGCCAACCCGCTCCAAAGCCGTGCAGGAAAATCACGGGTACCGCGCCCGTTGGCTGGGGCGATCGCCGGAAAGCATAGCGAACCCGTAAGCCCCGCCAGATCCAGTCTTGGCTAGTCGCCACCGTCAGCGATCGCAAACTCATCTCGATCCTTCCAATGACTCAGGGATCGACGGAGGTGCAGGCAGCGTCACATCTTCATAGAGATCGCTCAGCCGCACTTCCAGGCCAATACTCCGCAGAGGCAAAACTTCAGCGTTCGGTAAATAGAACTGCAACGTCCAGACTCCCTCGAGGCTCCGCCGGAAGCAGTCCACCCGCTGGCGGCTGGTGCTAATCAGAACATATTCCTCTAGCGTTTCAAGCGTTTGATAATCAGCAAATTTATCGCCGCGATCGAAGGCTTCGGTACTAGGCGACAGCACTTCGACAATCAATTTCGGAAAACGTTTGTAGTTGACTGTCTCTTGATCGCGAGGATCACAGGTCACCAACAGATCGGGGTAGTAGATGCAGTTAGCCTGCTGTAACCAAACTTGCATGGCTGAGCAGTAGACCCGATCGCTGCTACCGCAAACATGACTCCGAATCAAGGCGACCCAATTGCCGACAATTGTGTTGTGAACGTCGGTGATATCGGCCATCGCGTAGACTTCACCAGCCCGATATTCGTGCTTGATCTCACTCGCTGCTTCGAACTGGAGATATTCAGCGACTGACAAAGGATGCGCCTGCGGAACAGCCACCATGGTTGGGGTCTCCTGCTTGGCCTGATCTTGGCATAGGCAAAACGTGATCGCGGTCCGTTCTCTTTGTCGAGATTCAGACTGGACGTTTGTAAATCCTTCCTAAGGCTGCTGCCACAAATCAAAACGGCTGTTGATGACGTGGGCAATCCGTTGCGATCGCCCGCTATGCTACCCCTTCCGTTGGATCTTCGCGTTGATCCAGATGATCCTCGGGTTCTGGAGGGTTTAGACGCGCTGCTCCAGCTCCAATTAATTGATCATGACCAGGTTTTACAGGTGGCGCGGCGCTACCTCAGCAGTCCTCTGCCAGTTCCCAAGGTTGCCCCAGTCGCTGCGATTACCCCTGCTTCGGTGCGGCAGCCGGTTCCCCAAGCTCGCTCACGCCCCAAGCAACCTTCACGCTGGCAACGGGTTTGGGCTAGCTTTGCTGATGAGCTCAGCGTGCGCTGGCTCCTTTTCCTTGGCGTTTTTCTCGTTGTGCTCTCGTCTGGGGTTTTAGTCGCAACCCAGTGGACTTACTTTCCCGCGATCGCCCAATACCTAGTGCTGTGGAGCTACACCCTGCTGTTTTGGGGTTGCAGTCGCTGGGCGGCACGACAGTCGAATCTGACGCTGACAGCCACCAGTCTCGAAGCCGTTGCGCTGTTGCTCTTGCCCTTCAACTTCTGGGCGATCGATGGCTTGGTCATTCGTAGTGAAGGCCCAGGGCTTGCCCTGCTTTCCAGTGCACTCGCCATTCTCGCTGCTGGGATTCTGCTAGCGATCGCCCATCGCACCTATCGCCAAAGTGATTATGCACCCCCATTGTTTTGGAGTTTGATCGGTCTGCTGCTCTGTCAACTGGGTTGGCAAACGGTCTGGCCCGCACAGTGGGCGGTTTATGGCGCTGTGCTGCTCTGTCTCGGCTTACTACCTAACTGGGCTGGAAAGAGTAGTGAGGGATTACCTCGGTCAGGGCAAGTCTGGAGTCTATTTGCCCTCGGCGTGATTCTTTTGAGGGCGATCGCAGCGGAATCGGTGCCGATTTCTAGCTTGGGCATTGCGATCGCTCTGCTGGGCTGGTTGCTCTGGAGCGAACCCCGGCGAGCAGGATTGGGCAAAGACAGCTTGGAGCGGCTGGGGGCAGGACTGATTCTGCTGGCTTGGTGGGTCACTATCGGCTGGGATGCTTGGCAGGCTTTGGGTGTCACGGCGATCGCGGAAATCTGTCTGGTTCAACGCCTGAAATTAACTCGTCGTAGTTGGACACTCATTGTGCTGTTTGGCATCGGACTACTGGGCTGCTTGCTGCTCGAACCCGTCATTCCTGAGACTTGGCGACAGGGATTTGTTCTGATGGTGGCGCAAGATCCCGAAATTCCCCTCACGGTCTACAGCCTGACGCTACTGCCCTACGTCTTGATCTGGCTGGGAGTTGCGCTGAGCTTGGGGTGGCGTTGGCAACAGTCCCGCCTTTCCCGAGTTGCTGAACAACTGGCTTTTGGGCTGGGTGTAGTGCTGGCGTTGCTCAGTCTGTTTGACCCTTGGCTGCGATCGCTGGTTTGGACGACGGACGCCCTACTACTGGCCGGATTCACCTACGGCAGTCGGCCGCAATGGCGACCGCGCCTGCTGACCTTGACCTATTGGACGGGATTGATTGCGATCGTCTTTTGGGTCAGCACACTCACTAATTGGTCGACCCTCTTGCCTTGGGGCGTCTTCACCGGAGCGATCGCCCTGAGCCAGCTGGGGCTGATGGCTTGGCGGCCCCGCTCTGCTCATCATCAGCACTGGTGGCGGCAATTTCAAGCCGGGGCGCTGCTGCTGTCTGTCAGTAGTGCCCTGCTGTTAGGCCTCAACTTTGAGACGCCTCTGGCGATCGTCCTGCTTTGGTTCCTCTTGCCGTTGGGCTGGACGGGACTGGCTGCACGCTTCCCGAAACCGCGATCGCGACGACGACGGCTGGCGTTGACTAGCAGTCTCTTGCTGGGCTTGGGCTGTCTGCTGGCAGCGGTCATCACACTGGAGTCAAGCAACCCCTTACGGGTGCTCCAGCTGGCATTCTTGCTGGCCAGCCTAATTCAGGTCGCCAATGTCAGGTTTTTCCCTGTTCTGCCGCAGGCGGTCTATCACGGGGGGTTACTGCTCTGCCTAGAAGGGCTAATCCTGCTGCGCTGGCCGATCGCCCAGCACTGGTGGACAGTCGGAGCATTCACCGTTGGGGTGCTCTGGCTCCTGCGAACTCAAGTTCAGCGTCTCCGTAATCTTTTGGGGCGCATCTACAGTCGCGCGGCGGCTGGCTGGGGATTGGCGATCGCGATTGCCCTACTGGTCAGCTACCTCCCGCTTTATGTTCTGGGGCGATTCAGTCTGGTGGCGACTGCAACCTCTGCAGCGGCAAGTACGGCTTTTTGGATTTTGAGTGCAGTCACGATCGCTCGCTACTGGCGACGACCGACGTCCGTGGGTGTGGTTCTCTGGGCAGTCACGACGCAATGGGCGATTGCCGCTACGGCGCAGTCCTTGGTCAGCTCTGGCTCTGAGGTTGCTTGGTCCCTCGCAATCGCCAACCTACTGCTGGCGGGGGTCAGTGTTGGATCGATCCCGTTCCTGCCCCCTCGCTTCAGCCGCATAAGTCTGGTGCGTTGGTTGCCCCTGCTGGCCGTTGGCCTCGGATTAGTCTGGCGACTTGGGCTCTTTAATGCCTACAGCGGTGCCACTGAATTACTGGCGGCAACAGTGATCTTCACTCAGCATCGTCAAGAAATCCAACGGCAGGCCCGTCATTGGAGCTCGAGGCTGCTGCGGCTACTGGGTTTTGTGCTGATTTCCTGCGGACTCTACGAGCTTCTGATCTATGCCCTGTTGCAAAGCCAAGGCGGAAATCCAATCGATGGTCTGCTCCTGCTCTCGCTCTTGGGCATTGCGATCGCGATTGTTTATCGCAGCCTTGTTGCTTGGCGATCGCGATCGGCACCTAGCTTCTACGCCATCCCGCTCCCAAACTGGCGGCTAGCGGCCCACTTGCATTGGGGGCTGGCGAGCTTCATCCAACTGTTGACGCTGCCTGTCTTTCTGTTTTCGCAACCGGTAGGGTCAACGCTGAATCTGGCCGTTTGTCTCCTGTTGGCCAGTTATGCCTGGTTGCAAGCTCGGTTCTCTCCTGAGCGATCGCCCAGTCACTGGAGTCAGCTCTGGGTCTACGTTGGTTGCCTAGAAGCGATCGGCAGTGCTGTGCAACTCCGTTTGCTCTGGCCTGAGCTGGCAGTGCTAGATCCCATTCGCGTTTTGCTGATCGCGCTGCTGAGCCTAGCGATGTTGCAGTTCCCTTGGGCGCGCTTTGGCTGGCAGGCGGCTCCTTGGCATCGGGTTGCTGTTTGCCTGCCGATTGTGGCTTTGCTGGCCGATGCTCTCAACAGTACCTATCTGGGTTTGATTGCTGTTGGTCTGTTTTATGTTCGAGTGGCATTCCTCTACGATGCGATCCGCTGGACTTACATCAGCTTGTTGGTCGTCAATTGGATTTTCGGGAAGCTCTCATCGGATTTGGTGACCAATGAGCCCCTGATTCCAGCGATGCATCTTGGCTTGTCCATCCTCTACATCGCGCAAGTAGATCCGGCTCTGGTGAAACCTCAGGCGCGATCGCTCCGCCATTTCATTCGCATCCTCGGTAGCGGTCTAATCTGTCTGACCGCGTTGCTGTTCTACCGTGAGACTGGTTTCACGCCGATTCTGGTCAGCCTCCTGACGGTGCTGTTGGGGTTGGGGTTGCAAATTCGCGCCCTCCTCTACGTCGGCACCAGCACATTTGTGTTGACTGGGGCCTATCACCTAACCTGTGGATGACGAGTGATGCCTTTGCCAAATGGGTGGCGGGGTTAGTGATTGGCATTGTCCTGATTAGTCTGGCCGCCAACTTCGAGCGACATCGCTTGCAAATCACCAAAACCACACAATCTCTGAAAGAGCGGCTTACCTCTTGGGAATAGCAGGTCGCGATCGCCCCATGCTTTGATCCAGAGATGGACACAGCAGCAGATTGGCAGCAAGAGGGTGCTGCACGATTTCAGCAGAAAACTGCTTTTTTTCGCCCTCAAGCCCGTCCAGCGCGGGATTTGGGTGTTTTGGCGGCTGCGATCGAGCGGCGGCGTCTGGGATCGCTCAACTTATTGGAAACGATGGCAGGCTGTGGGGTGCGGAGCCTGCGCTATGCCCTGGAAGCCAAAGTCGATCGCCTAGTGGTCAGTGATGCCGACCCAGAGTTGCAACCATTGCTCCAGCAGAATCTGGCCCCGATCGCGAGCGATCGCATCGATCTGCGCTGTGATTCCGCTCGTCGTCTCTTTGCCGAAGCCTTTGCCCAGCAGCAGTTCTATGACTTTGTTGATGTCGATGCCTTCGGAACCGCCAGCGAGCATCTAGCCAGTGCATGGGATGCGGTCAAAGTCGGTGGCTGTCTTTATTTCACGGCCACTGATGGGCGATCGCTCAGCGGCCACGATTGCGATTTGGCCTTTCGTGCCTACGGCGTTTGGGCGCGTAGCCACCCCAGCATTCCTGAGCAAGGACTGCGCCTCCTGATTGCGGCGCTACAGCAGCAAGCTTGGCAGCGGGGCTTTGGGATTCAACCACTGTTTTCCTATTTTTCTGGACAAGCCTTTCGCCTATTGATTCGTCTTCTGCCCAGCACCGGCAAAGTTAATCAACAAGGCTGGCTCGGCTATTGCCACTATTGCGGCCAATACCAAGTACGTCCTTGGCGACAACTCAGCCCGGCTGCTCTGCAATGCCCAGAGGACGGACAGCCTCTCGCTCTGACAGGCCCGCTTTGGATTGGCCCCGTGCATAACGTGACCTATCTACAATCCCTGCAGCAGCAAGCGATCGCCTGGAATTGGACAGCGATCGCGGACTTATTAGCGCAATTCCAAGCCGAAGCAACCCTGCCGCCCTACTGCTACACCCTCGGGGAAATCGGGCGGCGTGGCCGACAGGATCCTCCTGCGCGATCGCGGCTGATTCAATCGCTGCAAACAGCAGGCTTTGCGGCAGCCGGTAGTCACACCCAACCCCAAGCCTTTAAGACCGATGCCCCATGGGCGACCTGTCTAGCGCTGTCTCGATCGCTCGTAATCGGCGATGCAAACAGCGGTGAATCTGCGTGCTAGGTTGATCGTCAAATGATTCCCATCCCCCTGCCTCGCTCGTGAATATTCTGACGCTGTTCCAAAAAGGCGGCCTTGCGATGCTGCCGCTGACTGGCCTGTCGATCTTGGCATTGGGTACCATCTTTGAGCGGGCTTGGTTCTGGTACGCCCTCCTCAAGCAAGAGAGCCAGATCGTCCATCGGGTCTTGGATGCTGCTGACCAAGATTGGGACTTAGCGGCAGAAGTTGCCAGTCGGGCTAAGAATTCACCGATCGGGCGTTTCCTCGCGGCTCCGTTGCAGTTACAGCAGCCCGATCCAGAGCTCTTCCGGCTTGCCCTAGAGGCCTCCGCTGAAGAAGAACTTGCCAACATGCGGCGTGGCGACAAGCTGCTAGAGGCAGTGATCGCAATTTCGCCGCTCTTGGGACTGTTGGGAACCGTCTTGGGTCTGATTCAAACCCTCGGCAACCTGCGGATTGGTGATTTGGGCAGTTCCTCGACTGCTGGCGTGAGCGCTGGGATCGGAGAAGCCTTGATCACTACAGCCACTGGCTTGATCGTGGCGATCGTCGCTTTGGCCGCCTATCGAGTCTTCCAAGGACTCATTGTTCAGCAAATGAAAGTCTTCCGGCGGGCGGGCAATCAACTCGAACTGATGTATCGCCAAGCTTGGGCACGGCGTGGCCTCCCCAGCCAGCCGCTCCGCTAGTCAGTGACCGGTCATTCTTCACGAGTCAGACGGATGAAAATTCCTGCCGAAAATGCCGAGTCAGAAGCTCGGATTGAGATGTTGCCACTGATCGACGTGGTCTTCTGCATCCTGATCTTCTTCATCTTGGCGACCCTACAACTGACCCGACAATCTGCTCTCGACATCACCCTGCCCCAGTCCAGCACCAGTCGACTGCAGGAACGACAGACCCTCCTGATCAGCTTGGATGCCGCTGGGCAACCCTACGTCGATTCCCAGCCTGTGACGCCGGAGCAACTGCGGCTGGTGCTTGTTGGCTTCAACCGCACCAATCCCAATGGTTCGATGCTGCTTTACGCCGATGGCAGTGCTGCCTATCGTGACATCGTGACTGTCTTGGATGCGATGCGGGCTGTCGGAGGCGATCGCGTTGCCCTTGCAACGGAACCGGCCGATTTGCAGCGATCGCCCCAACTGGTTCCTACTCCTCTCCCGTAGCGATCGCATTCTCGGGATCACTGCACCAGTCACTCCAGCTACCGGCATAGAGTTGAGCAGGCGATCGCCCGGCCAGTTCCCAAGAGAGCAGGTTGACGCAGGCGGTGACGCCGGAGCCACAGTAGATGATCGGTTGCACAGCAGTGGAGAGATGCTGCCAGCGCTGCTGTTGCTCACTGGGCAATCGCCAGTAACCCTTCTCATCCAGCGCCTCTTTCCAAACGGCGAGCTGCGCCCCGGGAATGTGACCCGCCACGGGATCAATCGGCTCCCGGTCACCTCGGTAGCGGTCGGCTTCGCGAGAATCAATCAGAACCTGTCCCCTCGCTTGAGCGACTTTTAGACCTACCGCATCAACGACCCAGCCAGTCTGAGGATGCGGCTGGAATTTTGCTGGGGCGATCGCTGGAATATCGGTTACTAGTTCACCCCCGATCGCTTGCCAAGCCGCCAATCCGCCATCTAAAACCGCGACACGCTCATGACCGAGGTAGCGCAGTAGCCACCAAAGCCGGCTGGCAAAGGCTGAGAAGCTGGCATCGTAGGCGACAACTAAGGTTGCTGGATCCGAGCTGATGCCGATCGCCCCTAAGCGTGCTGCCAAAGCCTCAATGTCTGGCAGAGGATGACGACCGCCGCGATCGCCCTTGGGAGCGGAGAGATCTTGCTCCAAATCTAGATAGACTGCGCCGGGTAGATGACCTTGCTGGTACTGGTCACGACCCTGCTGAGGCTGCATCAGGTCGAAGCGGCAGTCGACAAGACAGAGATCGTTATCGTGGAGATGCGCTTGCAGCCATTCAGCGGAGACCAAGGGCGAAGACATGGGCGGTGAGGGCAGAAATCTGGCATAGAATACCCAGAGATTGATTGCGCAGCGTCACTAAAAGGAGCAGGGGTCCACATGGCCGGAGAAATCTTTGGAACCGCGTTTCTCTTCATCGTGTTGGTGCCCGTAGGCTTGGCACTGGGAGCCTTCCTGCTGAAAGTGCAAGGCGTTCAAAAAGCCGAAAAATAAGTCCCAGCGCTCCTAAGCTGAGGCCGGCCCCTCCTAATCAGAGGGGCTTTCTGCTGTGTGGGTGCGATCGCAATTCTGATAACATCTTAAGAACTGTTAACAATCTTGCCCTGATCCCATGGATGTCCTCGTTGTTGGTGCTACGGGTACTCTCGGTCGGCAGATTGCCCGCCGAGCCCTCGACGAAGGCCACCGGGTTCGTTGCCTCGTCCGCAGCCCTAAGCGCGGCAACTTTCTGCGGGAATGGGGCTGTGATCTGGTGCGGGGCGATCTGACCCAGCCAGAAAGTCTTACTTTTGCCCTAGAGGGGATAGAGGCCGTCATCGATGCGGCCACCACGCGATCTACAGATTCCCTCAGCTGCTATGACGTCGATTGGCAGGGCAAAGTCAACCTGATCAAGGCGGCTACAGAAGCCGGTGTGCAGCGGTTTGTCTTCTGCTCGATCATTGACGCTGAGAAGCACCGCGATGTGCCGCTAATGGACATCAAGTACTGCACTGAGGAATTCCTGAGGCAGTCGGGGCTTAATTACACAATCCTGCGGCTGGCGGGCTTTATGCAGGGTTTGATTGCCGAGTTTGCGATCCCCGTGCTGGAAGGTCGCACCGCCCTTATCACCCAAGATTCCGACCCGATCGCCTACCTCAGTACTCTTGATATCGCCCGCTTTGCCGTTGCTGCATTGACCACGCCCGCCACTGAGAAGCAAACCCTGCCGGTTGTGGGTCCTAAAGCTTGGAGCGGACTTGAAATTTTCCGACTCTGCGAACGGCTGAGCGGCAAGGAAACGAAGATTGCCCGTCTGCCCTTGGCAACGGTGAGTGCAATGAAGCGCTTCTTCCGCTTCTTCCAGTGGGGCTGGAATATCGCCGATCGCTTGGCCTTTAGTGAAGTGATGGCTTGCGGCCGCCCCTTCACGGCAGACATGGCAGCCACATACACCGCTTTCGGCATTGATCCTGCTGAGATCACAGGCTTGGAGAGCTACCTGAACGACTACTTCTCGGTGATGCTGCGCCGCTTGAAAGAGCTGGAGTTCGACCAGAAAAAAGACAAGAAAAAGAAAGTGCCGTTCTAAATCGATCGCGGCGATCGCCAAATCAACACTCCTGGGGCACCCTGTAAAAATCTTCCTCAGAGAAAAAGGTGATGGTTTCCCCTCAGCCGATTGGCCGCGATCGCCCTTTTGAAATTGGTCTCTACTTAGAACGCGGCTGGCAACTGTTTCGCCAAAACTGGCAGCTCTACGTTCCCTTTGGCCTAATTCTGTTTGCCTTTGGCTTCATCTTGGGCATGGCCTCAAGCCTGCTTCAGATTGCCGTGTGTCTGTCGCTAGCGGTCTCGATTGACGAGTGCCCAGAGTGGGTGCCTCAACTGGTTGATCTGCCCTTCAATCTGATCTCTTGGCTGGTGGGAACGCCCTTAGGGGCAGGACCTGTAGTTGCTGCCCTCCTGCAGCTTCAGCACCAAACCCCAGAGTTCAGTGATTTCTTCAAGGGCTTTCGGCGCTTTTGGCCCTTGGTCCTGACCAGCTTTTTGATCGGCTTCATTATCTTTATCGTCGTCTTCGTGATCGCGCTCGTGTTCGGTGCAGTCGCCTTTTTGCTCAATCAAGCTGGAACGCCAGTGGAAGGATTGGTGGGCATTGCGATCGTGGGTGTTTTGCTGGCGATCGCAGCTGCAACCTACATCGGTGTGGGCTATTTGTTCGTGACCCCGATCGTCCTCGATCGCCGGATTGGGGTTTGGCAAGCACTGGAACTGAGTCGACAGGTGGTTGCCCCTCGCTGGTGGTCAGCTTTCGGCTTCCTGATTTTGCTCGGTCTAATCAATGGCTTAGGCTTTCTTGCCTGCTGTGTTGGTTTGCTGGTCACCATTCCTGTGACGCTCTGTGCGATCGCGGTCGCCTATTCTGATCAGATTGGCCTCGAAACGGCTGAGACTGCGGTCTAGTTCCAGCAGCCTTCTTAGAATGAGAAAGCTGACTTCTGTTGCGATCGCGTGCCCCACACTGAAGAATTCGACGTCATTGTCATTGGCGCGGGCCATGCCGGTTGTGAGGCAGCCTTGGCAGCCGCTCGACTGGGCTGTCAAACCCTATTGCTGACTCTCAACCTCGATCGCATTGGCTGGCAACCCTGTAATCCGGCAGTGGGTGGGCCAGCCAAATCTCAACTCGCCCACGAAGTCGATGCCTTGGGCGGCGAAATCGGCAAAATGGCCGATCGCACCTATCTGCAAAAGCGGGTGCTGAATGCTTCGCGAGGTCCTGCTGTTTGGGCATTACGGGCGCAGACCGACAAGCGTGAATATGCGGCTGTCATCAAGCAAGTGCTGGAGCAGCAACCAAACTTACGCCTGCGGGAAGGCATGGTTACCGATCTGCTGATTGGGCCAAATGACGAAGTTCAAGGCGTGACAACCTACTTCGGCTCCAGCTTCCGTGCCAAAGCAGTGATTTTGACCACAGGCACGTTCCTCGGGGGCTGCATCTGGGTGGGCAATAAGTCGATGCCTGCCGGTCGTGCCGGAGAATTTGCTGCTGTTGGCCTGACGGAAACCCTGCAACGACTGGGCTTTGAAACCGATCGCCTCAAAACGGGAACCCCGGCCCGCGTCGATAAGCGATCGGTGGACTACAGCCGCTTGGAACCCCAGCCCGGCGATCCAGAGGTGCGTTGGTTCAGCTTTGATCCCGAAGCGTGGGTGGAACGCGAACAACTACCCTGCTATCTGACGCGCACGACGGCCGAAACGCACAAACTAATCCGCGACAACCTGTACCTGACGCCGGTTTATGGCGGCTACATCGA
Protein-coding regions in this window:
- a CDS encoding DUF975 family protein is translated as MVSPQPIGRDRPFEIGLYLERGWQLFRQNWQLYVPFGLILFAFGFILGMASSLLQIAVCLSLAVSIDECPEWVPQLVDLPFNLISWLVGTPLGAGPVVAALLQLQHQTPEFSDFFKGFRRFWPLVLTSFLIGFIIFIVVFVIALVFGAVAFLLNQAGTPVEGLVGIAIVGVLLAIAAATYIGVGYLFVTPIVLDRRIGVWQALELSRQVVAPRWWSAFGFLILLGLINGLGFLACCVGLLVTIPVTLCAIAVAYSDQIGLETAETAV